The Panicum hallii strain FIL2 chromosome 9, PHallii_v3.1, whole genome shotgun sequence genome has a window encoding:
- the LOC112876329 gene encoding LOW QUALITY PROTEIN: DNA (cytosine-5)-methyltransferase 1A-like (The sequence of the model RefSeq protein was modified relative to this genomic sequence to represent the inferred CDS: inserted 2 bases in 2 codons; substituted 2 bases at 2 genomic stop codons), with translation MRLKQRARAPLMSLLCKRPKRAAACSNFKEKELDLSEKDLFITVEESRVEEWEIDAVRLTKTEPEDRRPSRKLIDFALHDADGNVQPFETSEVDAIFITALFMPLDNGLEKDREKGIRCSGFGQIKDWKISGYNEGIAVIWVSTEIADYKCVKPASSYRSYFEHFSEKARVCVEVYRKLVKSVGGNPQIGLEELLPSVIRSINSSRKSRGTMSKDFVISIGEFIYSQFVVLDNTPDINDEIFVTLPVLIALRNESKSRVEFNKFSAMPSSGTLKIKDELCKVVGEDDEKLARLLQEEEEWKMMKQRGKRGTSQKNVYIKISETEIANDYPLPAYYKSYSQEMDEYIFDSDNGMFSGDMPVRILNNWALYNSDSRLIPLELIPMKSGAENDTVIFGSGFMREDDGSCCSTAESAQLSSSSSKLCQEDQGISIYLSPIKEWVIEFGGSMICITIRTDVAWYKLRQPTKQYAPWCEPVLKTARLAVSIITLLKEQSRASKLCFTEVIKKVTEFDSGHPAFISSSTTVVETYVVVHGQIILQQFADFPDDSIRRSAFVRGLVLKMEERRHTKLVMKKKSQLMRGENLNPSAKMGPILRRKLMRATTTRFISKIWGDYYAAHFPEDTMVDGNEQKEIDEEQEENEDVDTEEEVIVEIEQPVRTPPSTQSRRSPSKTCKEVDWKGETAGKTVFGEVIYKCVTVRGLTIGVGQSVTLEDDSGEAIMCFTEYMYEKHDGTKMVHGRILQKGFQTVLGNAANEREVFLTNDCLEFEVGDIKELVTVNVQLMPWGYKYRKENSEVNRIERAKAEERKRKGLPVEYFCKSLYWPEKGGFFSVPHDKLGIGTGACSSCKERKQVGDEFKILSETSFVFKNIRYNVNDYLYVRPEFFSQXEGHETHKAGRNVGLKPYVVCHVLSIHAPAGSNKAHPESTKVNVYYSEDTMTVPVAMIEGKCEVRMKDDLPNSDLPVVAEHVFYCEHLFDPVTGALKQLPPNVKIMSLIRRSPPASKKNKGKQICEHELAGSDKKKDMPSENXFATLDIFAGCGGLSEGXQLAGASQTKWAIEYEEPAGEAFGENHPEAAVFVENCNVILKAIMDKCGDADDCISTSXAAERASKLSDGKTKNLPVPGEVDFINGGPPCQGFSGMNRFNQSPWSKVQCEMILAFFSFAEYFRPRFFLLENVRNFVSFNKGQTFRLTLASLLEMGYQVRFGILEASAYGVAQSRKMAFIWAAAPGEILPEWPEPMHVFASPELKINLPDGKYYAAVKSTAAGAPFRSITVRDTVGDLPPVENGASKPTIQYGSEPVSWFQKKIRRNTMSLNDHISKEMNELNLIRCKHVPKRPGCDRHDLADEKVKLSTGQLVDLIPWCLPNTTKRHNQWKGLYGRLDWEGNFPTSVTDPQPMGKVGMCFHPEQDRIITVRECARSQGFPDSYRFAGNIQCKHRQIGNAVPPPLAYALGRKLKEAIDAKR, from the exons ATGAGGCTAAAACAGAGAGCAAGGGCACCACTGATGAGCCTGTTGTGCAAGAGACCAAAGAGGGCAGCTGCCTGTTCTAATTTCAAAGAGAAGGAATTGGACTTATCTGAAAAAGATTTATTTATCACAGTCGAGGAAAGTAGGGTGGAAGAATGGGAAATAGATGCTGTTAGGTTGACAAAAACAGAACCTGAAGACCGTCGACCTTCCAGAAAACTCATTGATTTCGCCTTGCATGATGCGGATGGTAATGTGCAGCCCTTTGAAACGTCCGAAGTTGATGCTATTTTCATAACAGCTCTTTTCATGCCCTTGGACAATGGTCTGGAAAAGGATAGAGAAAAGGGTATACGCTGTTCAGGATTTGGGCAAATTAAGGACTGGAAAATTTCTGGGTACAATGAGGGTATTGCTGTAATTTGGGTTTCAACAGAAATAGCTGATTACAAATGTGTGAAGCCGGCAAGCAGTTACAGATCCTATTTTGAACACTTCAGTGAGAAGGCTCGAGTCTGTGTTGAAGTTTACAGGAAGTTAGTCAAATCAGTTGGTGGAAATCCTCAGATAGGCCTGGAAGAGTTGCTTCCTAGTGTTATCCGTTCCATTAATTCAAGCAGAAAATCTCGTGGGACAATGAGCAAGGACTTTGTCATCTCCATTGGTGAGTTCATATACAGCCAATTTGTTGTATTAGATAATACACCAGACATCAACGATGAGATATTTGTCACACTTCCTGTTCTTATTGCACTAAGAAATGAAAGTAAGTCTAGAGTAGAATTCAACAAGTTCTCTGCTATGCCTTCAAGCGGAACTCTGAAGATAAAGGATGAGCTGTGTAAGGTAGTAGGTGAGGATGATGAGAAATTAGCAAGACTGTTGCAGGAAGAGGAGGAATGGAAGATGATGAAGCAGAGAGGGAAACGTGGAACCTCACAGAAAAATGTCTACATCAAAATTAGTGAAACTGAGATTGCCAATGACTATCCATTGCCAGCTTACTATAAATCATATAGTCAAGAAATGGACGAGTACATATTTGATAGTGACAATGGCATGTTTTCTGGTGATATGCCCGTGAGAATCCTTAACAACTGGGCTCTTTATAATTCAGATTCCAGACTCATTCCTTTGGAGCTCATCCCTATGAAATCAGGAGCTGAAAATGATACAGTAATCTTTGGATCAGGTTTTATGAGAGAAGATGATGGTAGTTGCTGTTCAACTGCTGAGTCAGCACAGTTATCTTCTTCCTCAAGTAAATTGTGCCAAGAAGATCAGGGAATTTCAATTTATCTGAGCCCAATAAAGGAGTGGGTTATTGAATTTGGTGGTTCAATGATCTGCATAACCATTCGAACTGACGTGGCTTG GTACAAATTACGCCAGCCAACAAAGCAATATGCTCCATGGTGTGAGCCTGTGCTGAAAACAGCAAGGCTGGCTGTTAGCATCATCACCCTTTTAAAAGAACAAAGTCGTGCTTCAAAGCTTTGTTTCACCGAAGTGATTAAAAAAGTAACAGAATTCGACAGTGGACACCCTGCATTTATATCATCAAGCACAACTGTTGTTGAAACATATGTTGTGGTACATGGACAAATTATACTTCAACAGTTTGCAGACTTTCCAGACGATTCGATCCGACGGAGTGCTTTCGTCAGAGGCCTCGTACTGAAGATGGAAGAAAGAAGACATACAAAGTTGGTAATGAAGAAAAAATCCCAATTGATGAGAGGAGAGAATCTGAACCCAAGTGCAAAAATGGGCCCAATATTAAGAAGGAAGCTTATGCGTGCAACAACTACAAGATTCATCAGCAAGATATGGGGTGATTATTATGCCGCACACTTCCCAGAAGATACTATGGTAGATGGAAATGAACAAAAGGAAATTGATGAGGAGCAAGAAGAAAACGAAGATGTTGATACTGAAGAGGAGGTTATTGTTGAAATTGAACAGCCTGTGAGGACCCCACCATCAACACAGTCTAGAAGGTCACCATCAAAGACTTGCAAGGAAGTTGACTGGAAAGGGGAAACAGCTGGAAAAACAGTGTTTGGGGAAGTTATATACAAATGTGTTACAGTTCGAGGTCTTACTATTGGTGTTGGTCAGTCAGTCACATTGGAAGATGATTCAGGAGAAGCCATCATGTGCTTTACTGAGTACATGTATGAGAAACATGATGGTACAAAAATGGTTCATGGAAGAATTCTGCAAAAAGGTTTTCAGACTGTTCTTGGCAATGCTGCAAATGAAAGGGAGGTTTTCTTGACTAATGATTGTCTAGAATTCGAAGTAGGTGACATCAAAGAATTGGTGACTGTTAATGTCCAATTGATGCCATGGGGCTACAAATACAGGAAAGAGAATTCAGAAGTTAATAGGATTGAGAGGGCGAAGgcagaggagaggaagaggaagggtCTACCTGTTGAATATTTTTGCAAAAGCTTATACTGGCCAGAGAAAGGTGGTTTCTTCTCTGTTCCTCATGATAAACTTGGCATTGGAACTGGTGCCTGTAGCTCCTGTAAGGAGAGAAAACAAGTTGGTGATGAATTCAAGATACTTTCGGAGACCAGTTTTGTCTTCAAGAATATCAGATACAATGTTAATGACTATCTGTATGTTAGGCCTGAATTTTTCTCCC GGGAGGGCCACGAGACCCACAAAGCTGGAAGAAACGTGGGTCTAAAGCCTTATGTTGTATGTCATGTGTTGAGTATCCATGCTCCTGCTGGATCTAATAAAGCGCATCCAGAATCAACAAAAGTCAAT GTATACTACAGTGAAGATACCATGACTGTGCCAGTGGCCATGATTGAGGGAAAATGTGAAGTTAGGATGAAGGACGACCTTCCAAATTCAGATCTTCCAGTGGTGGCTGAGCACGTATTTTACTGTGAACATTTGTTTGATCCTGTTACTGGAGCCCTGAAACAG CTTCCACCCAATGTTAAAATCATGTCACTGATAAGGAGGTCACCTCCTGCATCAAAGAAGAATAAAGGAAAGCAAATTTGTGAGCATGAGCTAGCTGGTTCAGACAAAAAGAAGGATATGCCATCAGAGA ACTTTGCAACTCTTGATATTTTTGCTGGCTGTGGAGGTTTATCTGAAGGATAGCAGCTAGCTG GAGCATCACAAACAAAGTGGGCAATTGAATATGAAGAGCCTGCTGGGGAAGCATTTGGTGAAAATCATCCAGAAGCAGCAGTATTTGTGGAGAACTGCAATGTGATTTTGAA GGCAATAATGGATAAGTGTGGTGATGCTGATGATTGCATCTCTACTTCTTAGGCTGCTGAACGAGCATCAAAACTTTCTGATGGGAAGACCAAGAATCTGCCTGTGCCTGGCGAAGTAGACTTTATCAATGGTGGACCTCCATGTCAG GGTTTTTCTGGAATGAACAGATTCAATCAAAGTCCCTGGAGCAAGGTTCAGTGTGAGATGATCCTAGCATTCTTCTCTTTTGCGGAATATTTCCGCCCTAGATTCTTTCTCCTAGAAAATGTCAGGAACTTCGTTTCGTTCAACAAAGGCCAGACCTTCAGACTAACACTAGCATCACTCCTTGAGATGGGATACCAG GTTCGATTTGGCATTCTAGAGGCAAGTGCTTATGGTGTCGCCCAGTCCAGAAAAATGGCATTCATCTGGGCTGCCGCACCCGGAGAGATCCTTCCGGAGTGGCCTGAACCAATGCACGTCTTTGCTAGCCCTGAGCTGAAGATAAACCTACCTGATGGCAAATACTACGCGGCTGTCAAGAGCACTGCCGCAGGGGCACCTTTCCGGTCAATAACAGTTAGAGATACAGTAGGGGATCTCCCACCTGTGGAAAATGGCGCCAGCAAGCCAACAATACAG TATGGGAGCGAGCCAGTGTCATGGTTCCAGAAGAAGATCAGACGTAACACGATGTCGTTGAATGACCACATCTCCAAGGAGATGAACGAGCTGAATCTCATCAGGTGCAAGCACGTTCCAAAGAGACCTGGCTGTGACAGGCATGACCTGGCAGATGAGAAG GTGAAGCTGTCAACCGGGCAACTGGTGGACCTGATACCCTGGTGTCTGCCCAACACAACCAAAAGGCACAATCAGTGGAAGGGGCTGTATGGAAGGCTGGACTGGGAGGGCAACTTCCCCACCTCCGTGACGGATCCCCAGCCTATGGGCAAGGTCGGCATGTGCTTCCACCCTGAGCAGGACAGGATCATCACAGTCCGTGAGTGTGCCAGGTCTCAG GGCTTCCCTGACAGCTACCGGTTCGCGGGCAACATCCAGTGCAAGCACAGGCAGATCGGGAATGCCGTGCCGCCTCCGCTTGCCTACGCGCTCGGGAGGAAGCTCAAGGAAGCCATCGACGCCAAGCGCTGA
- the LOC112878069 gene encoding E3 ubiquitin protein ligase DRIP2-like isoform X2 → MESAVLACEATGSAAAPGAGGDGGVGDVVRLKRSALAACLTCPLCDRLLRDAATITECLHTFCRKCISEEFINKEVCCCPICSIDLGCAPLEKLRIDHSLQYVRSKIFPKKQKFEGPEVTSSVTSPIKRKERSLSSLTIPAPQVSMQKCLTKRRTKASCLRNLSLHTKLRGSNITKKVGGWRPLVDETPTSQSKTKRQFTRRGNLEKRTGSKKLLILKGKQKKIKPKLPNKKRKLRALWFYLVAAFDQKGQPPLPQVASKFLRIKDVDLPASFLQKYLVQKLNLSSESEVDILCGGKPVSPGMTLHDLADCWLNKGQKGRVRSSLGTPAAGFIAKVFYGRSGSSAPETENNQG, encoded by the exons ATGGAGAGCGCCGTGCTCGCTTGCGAGGCGACAGGTTCGGCGGCCGCGCCTGGGGCGGGAGGGGACGGAGGAGTCGGGGACGTGGTGAGGTTGAAGCGGTCGGCGCTCGCGGCGTGCCTCACGTGCCCACTCTGCGACCGCCTCCTCCGCGACGCCGCCACCATCACCGAGTGCCTCCACACCT TTTGCAGGAAGTGCATATCGGAAGAGTTCATAAATAAGGAAGTCTGCTGCTGCCCTATTTGTAGCATTGATTTGGGCTGTGCTCCGTTGGAGAAACTCAG AATTGATCATAGCCTACAATATGTAAGGTCAAAGATATTTCCTAAGAAGCAAAAGTTTGAGGGCCCAGAAGTCACATCATCAGTTACATCACCTATCAAGAGGAAAGAACGATCTTTATCTTCGTTGACGATTCCTGCTCCTCAAGTGTCTATGCAAAAATGCTTGACAAAGAGGAGAACAAAAGCTTCATGTTTACGTAACCTCtctttg CACACAAAGTTGCGGGGCAGTAATATTACAAAGAAAGTTGGGGGATGGAGACCTTTAG TTGATGAAACTCCTACCAGTCAATCAAAGACTAAGAGGCAGTTTACAAGACGTGGAAATCTGGAGAAGAGAACTGGAAGCAAGAAACTGTTGATTTTAAAGGGAAAACAGAAAAAGATCAAGCCAAAGCTGCCTAACAAGAAGAGAAAGTTGCGAGCATTATGGTTCTACCTTGTTGCTGCTTTTGACCA GAAAGGTCAGCCTCCTCTACCACAGGTAGCGTCAAAATTTTTGAGGATCAA GGATGTAGACTTGCCTGCGTCCTTCCTACAGAAGTACCTCGTGCAGAAACTTAATCTTTCAAGTGAATCTGAG GTGGATATATTGTGCGGTGGCAAGCCAGTAAGCCCAGGAATGACACTGCACGATCTAGCAGATTGCTGGCTCAACAAAGGACAAAAGGGCCGAGTGCGGTCATCTTTGGGCACACCTGCTGCTGGATTCATTGCGAAGGTATTCTACGGCAGGTCAGGGTCGTCCGCACCTGAAACTGAAAATAACCAAGGCTGA
- the LOC112876731 gene encoding protein WRKY1-like — MEVVEEANGAAVESCKKLVAFLSLSAGDAFRPMPVAAETDEAVARFGKVVAVLSDRLGHARARIGSKSSPALPVDASCLLDHPSLAPGHSPNGRHLVSSIPAPAPSAATMRSVAPMRGHETEVAPAVLVSPCANVAPAPAAARKFDRNMFLETPLLELNSCGVLPSTPMAAAQKNTSTVVTAPSPNPCTTIASHIQFQPQQQQAKKQKSFQFDQAPRGEQFHIEVPVPLPRGGGGGAKEVISFSFDNNSVCTSSAATSFFTSISSQLISMSDAATSSAATAKKACAKRGEDGSVKCHCPKKKKPREKRVVRVPAISDKNADIPADNYSWRKYGQKPIKGSPHPRGYYRCSSKKDCPARKHVERCRSDGGMLIVTYENDHNHAQPLDPSVLPANAAEA; from the exons atggaggtggtggaggaagCCAACGGGGCTGCCGTCGAGAGCTGCAAGAAGCTCGTCGCCTTCCTCTCGCTGTCCGCTGGCGATGCTTTCCGGCCTATGCCCGTAGCCGCGGAGACCGACGAGGCGGTCGCCCGGTTCGGCAAGGTGGTCGCCGTCCTGAGCGACAGGCTCGGCCATGCCAGAGCAAGGATCGGCAGCAAGAGCAGTCCGGCGCTTCCCGTCGATGCAAGCTGCCTCTTGGATCATCCGTCGTTGGCACCGGGCCACTCACCCAACGGCCGGCACCTCGTCAGTAGTattccggcgccggcgccgtcggcGGCGACGATGCGAAGCGTTGCGCCGATGAGAGGCCATGAAACGGAGGTGGCGCCGGCGGTCCTGGTATCGCCTTGTGCCAACGTGGcaccggcaccggcggcggccaggaagTTCGACAGGAACATGTTCCTCGAGACGCCACTCCTGGAGCTGAACTCTTGCGGCGTGCTTCCCTCCACGcccatggcggcggcgcagaAGAACACCTCGACAGTTGTTACCGCCCCCTCGCCCAATCCTTGCACCACCATCGCCAGTCATATCCAGttccagccgcagcagcagcaggcgaaGAAGCAGAAGAGCTTCCAGTTCGACCAGGCGCCGAGAGGGGAGCAGTTCCACATCGAGGTGCCGGTGCCGCTtccccggggcggcggcggcggcgccaaggAGGTGATCAGCTTCAGCTTCGACAACAACTCGGTGTGCACCTCCTCGGCGGCGACTTCCTTCTTCACCTCCATCAGCAGCCAGCTGATCAGCATGTCCGACGCCGCCACGAGCTCCGCCGCCACGGCGAAGAAGGCTTGCGCCAAGAGAGGGGAGGACGGCAGCGTCAAGTGCCATTGCCCAAAGAAAAA GAAGCCGAGGGAGAAGAGGGTGGTGAGGGTGCCAGCGATCAGCGACAAGAACGCCGATATACCGGCGGACAACTACTCATGGAGGAAGTATGGGCAGAAACCGATCAAAGGCTCTCCTCACCCAAG GGGGTACTACCGGTGCAGCAGCAAGAAAGACTGCCCGGCGAGGAAGCACGTGGAGCGGTGCCGCAGCGACGGCGGCATGCTGATCGTCACCTACGAGAACGACCACAACCACGCGCAGCCGCTGGACCCCTCGGTGCTCCCCGCAAACGCGGCAGAAGCCTGA
- the LOC112878069 gene encoding E3 ubiquitin protein ligase DRIP2-like isoform X1, protein MESAVLACEATGSAAAPGAGGDGGVGDVVRLKRSALAACLTCPLCDRLLRDAATITECLHTFCRKCISEEFINKEVCCCPICSIDLGCAPLEKLRIDHSLQYVRSKIFPKKQKFEGPEVTSSVTSPIKRKERSLSSLTIPAPQVSMQKCLTKRRTKASCLRNLSLHTKLRGSNITKKVGGWRPLGSQSKAAKNKRSLRSKSEDVKMTENKSDDPVDETPTSQSKTKRQFTRRGNLEKRTGSKKLLILKGKQKKIKPKLPNKKRKLRALWFYLVAAFDQKGQPPLPQVASKFLRIKDVDLPASFLQKYLVQKLNLSSESEVDILCGGKPVSPGMTLHDLADCWLNKGQKGRVRSSLGTPAAGFIAKVFYGRSGSSAPETENNQG, encoded by the exons ATGGAGAGCGCCGTGCTCGCTTGCGAGGCGACAGGTTCGGCGGCCGCGCCTGGGGCGGGAGGGGACGGAGGAGTCGGGGACGTGGTGAGGTTGAAGCGGTCGGCGCTCGCGGCGTGCCTCACGTGCCCACTCTGCGACCGCCTCCTCCGCGACGCCGCCACCATCACCGAGTGCCTCCACACCT TTTGCAGGAAGTGCATATCGGAAGAGTTCATAAATAAGGAAGTCTGCTGCTGCCCTATTTGTAGCATTGATTTGGGCTGTGCTCCGTTGGAGAAACTCAG AATTGATCATAGCCTACAATATGTAAGGTCAAAGATATTTCCTAAGAAGCAAAAGTTTGAGGGCCCAGAAGTCACATCATCAGTTACATCACCTATCAAGAGGAAAGAACGATCTTTATCTTCGTTGACGATTCCTGCTCCTCAAGTGTCTATGCAAAAATGCTTGACAAAGAGGAGAACAAAAGCTTCATGTTTACGTAACCTCtctttg CACACAAAGTTGCGGGGCAGTAATATTACAAAGAAAGTTGGGGGATGGAGACCTTTAGGTTCTCAATCTAAAGCTGCTAAAAATAAAAGGTCTCTTAGATCTAAATCAGAAGATGTAAAGATGACTGAAAATAAATCTGATGATCCAGTTGATGAAACTCCTACCAGTCAATCAAAGACTAAGAGGCAGTTTACAAGACGTGGAAATCTGGAGAAGAGAACTGGAAGCAAGAAACTGTTGATTTTAAAGGGAAAACAGAAAAAGATCAAGCCAAAGCTGCCTAACAAGAAGAGAAAGTTGCGAGCATTATGGTTCTACCTTGTTGCTGCTTTTGACCA GAAAGGTCAGCCTCCTCTACCACAGGTAGCGTCAAAATTTTTGAGGATCAA GGATGTAGACTTGCCTGCGTCCTTCCTACAGAAGTACCTCGTGCAGAAACTTAATCTTTCAAGTGAATCTGAG GTGGATATATTGTGCGGTGGCAAGCCAGTAAGCCCAGGAATGACACTGCACGATCTAGCAGATTGCTGGCTCAACAAAGGACAAAAGGGCCGAGTGCGGTCATCTTTGGGCACACCTGCTGCTGGATTCATTGCGAAGGTATTCTACGGCAGGTCAGGGTCGTCCGCACCTGAAACTGAAAATAACCAAGGCTGA
- the LOC112876410 gene encoding PRA1 family protein E-like yields the protein MSSSTASWSRYGAVPTSPPPPPARPEGVAVADGAAGGEAAAPSSSATAAEAGVAFFSRARAFAGSAAGRPRAWREVLDPTAFSRPDSCGEARARARRNLAYFRANYALAALVLVFLGLVYRPVSMLVFLALFVAWLGLYFGRGEGKPLVCLRREVDDRVVLAVLSAATVLAVALTRAGLNLLVSLVVAAAVIGVHAAFRVNYYLDERDAFDVAGGSFTDNGYGYTLPR from the coding sequence aTGTCCTCCTCCACCGCGTCGTGGTCGCGCTACGGCGCCGTCCCCACCTCACCCCCGCCTCCGCCGGCCAGGCCGGAGGGTGTCGCGGTGGCggacggggcggcgggcggtgaggcggcggcgccctcgtcgtccgcgacggcggcggaggccggggTCGCCTTCTTCTCCCGCGCGCGGGCGTTCGCGGGGTCCGCGGcggggcggccgcgcgcgtggcgGGAGGTGCTGGACCCGACGGCGTTCTCGCGCCCCGACAGCTGCGGGGAGGcccgcgcgcgggcgcggcggaaCCTCGCCTACTTCCGCGCCAACTACGCGCTGGCGGCGCTCGTGCTCGTCTTCCTCGGCCTCGTCTACCGCCCGGTGTCCATGCTCGTGTTCCTGGCGCTCTTCGTTGCCTGGCTGGGCCTCTACTTCGGCCGCGGCGAGGGGAAGCCGCTCGTCTGCCTCCGCCGCGAGGTCGACGACCGCGTCGTGCTGGCCGTGCTCTCGGCAGCCACGGTGCTCGCCGTCGCGCTCACACGCGCCGGGCTCAACCTCCTCGTCTCGCTCGTCGTCGCCGCAGCCGTCATCGGCGTGCACGCCGCGTTCAGGGTGAACTACTACCTCGACGAGAGGGACGCGTTCGACGTCGCCGGCGGCTCATTCACGGATAACGGATACGGCTACACGCTCCCGAGATGA